The following coding sequences are from one Nicotiana tomentosiformis chromosome 3, ASM39032v3, whole genome shotgun sequence window:
- the LOC104085002 gene encoding cytokinin hydroxylase-like, translating to MEFKQFSQVAILLGMVVILIFFVLCKVLYSWLVLPKLKYQKLKENGFEGPAPSFPLGNINEMKKELMNTASSATSSPSLSALKISHDIHSLAFPYFAKWQKLHGKVFIYWLGTEPFVYIADPEFIKKMSAGVMGKSWGKPTVFKRDRKAMFGKGLVMVEGDEWVRHRHLITPAFTQANVKGMASLMAESAKNMLDRWTALIDSGNPEINVEKEIINTAGEIIAKTSFGINYENGEKVFNKLRSMQFTLFKSTRYVGVPYGNLIMCPKETLKAHNLGMEIDSLLMSIIEDRKKMKKDDLAQHDLLSLLLAGNGKTLSTRELVDECKTFFFGGHETTALALTWTLLLLAVHPEWQTQLREEIKQVMGDAEIDPIRLACLRKMGWVMNEVLRLYSPAPNVQRQTREDIKVDNVVIPKGTNMWIDLVSMHHDKQLWGEDVNEFKPERFKDDMIHGGCKHKMGYLPFGFGGRMCIGRNLTMMEFKVVLSLILTNFSFSISPNYRHCPSIMLSLRPTQGLPLIFQPL from the exons ATGGAGTTTAAACAGTTTTCTCAAGTTGCTATCCTGCTAGGCATGGTTGTCATTCTTATTTTCTTTGTATTATGTAAAGTATTATATTCTTGGTTGGTGCTGCCCAAACTGAAATATCAGAAGCTTAAGGAAAATGGATTTGAGGGACCAGCACCAAGTTTCCCTCTTGGAAATATTAACGAAATGAAGAAGGAGCTGATGAACACAGCTTCTTCTGCTACTTCGTCACCTTCTCTTTCTGCCTTAAAAATTAGCCATGATATCCATTCATTGGCATTTCCATACTTCGCTAAGTGGCAGAAATTACATG gaAAAGTATTTATATACTGGCTGGGAACAGAACCATTTGTTTACATAGCAGACCCTGAATTCATAAAGAAGATGTCTGCGGGAGTAATGGGCAAAAGTTGGGGGAAGCCAACAGTGTTTAAGAGGGACAGAAAGGCCATGTTTGGTAAAGGGTTGGTTATGGTGGAAGGAGATGAATGGGTGAGACACAGGCATCTTATCACTCCCGCTTTTACCCAAGCCAACgtcaag GGCATGGCAAGCTTAATGGCGGAATCCGCAAAAAACATGCTAGACCGTTGGACTGCTCTCATCGACTCCGGGAACCCAGAAATCAATGTCGAGAAGGAAATAATTAACACGGCGGGAGAAATAATAGCAAAGACAAGCTTCGGCATCAACTACGAAAATGGAGAAAAAGTTTTTAACAAATTGAGAAGCATGCAATTCACACTTTTCAAGTCCACTCGTTATGTCGGGGTACCATATGGCAACCTCATTATGTGCCCTAAAGAGACTCTAAAAGCTCATAATCTAGGGATGGAGATCGATTCTCTACTCATGTCGATCATTGAAGAtcgaaaaaagatgaaaaaagatgATCTTGCACAGCACGATCTTCTTAGTCTGTTGCTGGCAGGGAACGGGAAGACATTGAGTACGAGGGAACTAGTGGATGAGTGTAAAACGTTTTTCTTCGGAGGACATGAGACCACTGCGCTGGCACTCACGTGGACTTTGTTGCTGTTGGCAGTTCATCCAGAATGGCAAACTCAGCTCAGAGAGGAAATCAAACAAGTGATGGGTGATGCTGAAATTGATCCCATAAGACTTGCTTGTCTAAGAAAG atgggaTGGGTGATGAATGAAGTACTAAGACTATACTCACCGGCACCAAATGTACAAAGGCAAACTAGAGAAGACATTAAAGTAGACAACGTAGTCATCCCCAAAGGAACAAACATGTGGATTGATTTGGTATCCATGCATCACGACAAACAACTTTGGGGCGAAGACGTGAATGAGTTCAAACCAGAAAGGTTTAAGGATGACATGATACATGGCGGATGTAAACACAAAATGGGATATTTGCCTTTTGGTTTTGGAGGAAGGATGTGCATTGGTAGGAATTTGACAATGATGGAGTTCAAAGTTGTCTTGTCTTTAATCTTGACAAACTTCTCCTTTTCCATTTCACCTAACTATAGACACTGCCCTTCTATCATGCTTTCTCTTAGGCCCACACAAGGATTGCCTCTTATATTCCAACCTCTTTAG
- the LOC104085003 gene encoding putative glucan endo-1,3-beta-glucosidase GVI — MTRLCILLFVFACVTIRSGVEGIGVNYGLLGNNLPPPAQVINLLKSRYIQKIRIFDPNQDVLTALQGSDISVILGTRNEDLQSLASDPTFATNWVQNNVIPHASTVKFTYISAGNEVIPGPLANFVLEALQNLESALKANNLNIPVSTTVSLKVLGTSFPPSNGAFSDSAVQFLQPIAQFLATKQYPLLANVYPYFAYSGNPAQVQLDYALLKGTGPIVSDGQFQYNNLFDAMVDSLYVALEKVGQPAAEVVVTETGWPSAGDVFATIDNAQTYANNLIAHVSSGQGTPRRPGKIVETYIFALFNENQKPAGVEENFGLFYPDMTEVYHVNLTP; from the exons ATGACGCGGCTTTGCATCTTGTTATTTGTCTTTGCATGTGTGACCATAAGATCTG GTGTTGAAGGAATTGGTGTGAATTATGGTCTCCTGGGAAATAATCTACCACCACCAGCCCAAGTGATCAATCTCTTAAAGTCAAGATACATCCAAAAAATACGAATTTTCGATCCCAATCAAGATGTCTTAACGGCATTACAGGGTTCTGATATTTCTGTAATTCTTGGTACCCGAAATGAAGACCTGCAATCACTTGCAAGTGATCCAACTTTTGCAACAAATTGGGTACAAAACAACGTAATTCCACATGCTTCGACTGTCAAATTTACGTACATTTCAGCAGGTAATGAAGTCATACCAGGACCATTAGCAAACTTCGTACTAGAAGCTTTGCAAAATCTCGAATCTGCACTGAAAGCCAacaaccttaacatacctgtttCAACTACAGTCTCATTAAAAGTGTTAGGAACCTCGTTTCCTCCTTCGAACGGAGCGTTCTCCGATAGCGCCGTTCAATTCCTGCAGCCCATAGCACAATTTTTAGCTACAAAACAATATCCACTATTGGCTAATGTGTATCCTTATTTTGCTTATTCTGGAAATCCTGCTCAAGTTCAATTAGACTATGCACTTCTCAAAGGCACGGGTCCAATTGTAAGTGACGGTCAATTCCAATACAACAACCTGTTTGATGCAATGGTAGACTCTTTGTATGTTGCATTAGAGAAAGTTGGACAACCTGCGGCAGAAGTTGTGGTTACAGAGACAGGGTGGCCGAGTGCCGGTGATGTGTTTGCAACTATAGACAATGCTCAAACCTATGCAAACAATTTGATTGCACATGTTTCTTCTGGACAAGGAACTCCTAGGAGGCCTGGCAAAATTGTGGAGACATACATTTTTGCTCTGTTCAATGAGAACCAAAAGCCCGCTGGTGTCGAGGAAAATTTTGGTTTATTCTACCCCGATATGACTGAGGTTTACCATGTCAACCTTACGCCCTAG